A segment of the Fusarium oxysporum f. sp. lycopersici 4287 chromosome 4, whole genome shotgun sequence genome:
TGGTTATAGAAACGTTGCTTAGGATCCATGGTGGCTGATTGAAGAATGACCTGATGGGTGGCAGCCCAAGGGTCGTGTTGATGGGTTGCTGTTTGAACCTGTGTTTCCATTACGAACAGTGTTAATACAAGTTGCTAGTTCGAGTTCCCTTCTATATACCCTGCTTGGAAGAAATGTGAAAGATGATGTTACGCAGAAGGTGTCAAAGAGCGGACGAGAACGACTTTATATGGGGGCAGATATGTCAAGGTGAATGGGAACAGTAGTGCAATTGACCTATGACAAAAACAGGCATGAATCAGAGAACTGGGAAGCCGATTTCACGTTCTGATGAGAACGTAGTAAAGGGACTCTGGGCCGAGGATGATCTCTCCAGTCTTGGAGATATATATGCATGACGGTATCAAGAGACCGAGAGAAAGTGTCAATCACTTACCAGGAAGTGAAATAAGCCGCAGCAGGTGATGCCAATATGTGTGCCTCTAGATTCTACTACCCCAGAGTGCTGCACTGCTACCCCTCGTCTCCGTACGACTTTGACAATGCTTCCTCAGCTTTCAGGGTCACGACTTGACGTGTAGTCGAACCAGCAGCTGGTAGTGACGTCAATGCCGCCTGATGGGACCGACGAGAATGGGAAGACGCTGTTGAACGTGGTGATGAGTGGAGTAGCCTGCCCTGAGCGATTGGGGGATAGCCTGTTCGAGATGGATGGACGGGATGAATTGGTGGATGGTTCTGCAGGACAAGTATTCGTTAGTGAGAAATTGGCGGGCGTCACAAGACATGGAACAGAAAGGACGAGGTGTTAGGTGTGCTGCAAGCGTGGTGTTGTTGCCAAACGATGGCACCACTATAAATCGTTCAATCCTTTAGAGCTGGGGTTGACCATACTTCGTTAATAAAAGTACGGCGGGGAGGGTTCTGGACCCCTTCAATAGGAATGGTGGGTCAATGCCTGTTCTTCAAGTTGAAGAAAGCGATGAAGAATTGGAGAGCACCTGAGAGCATCGTCCACTTGTTAGAGTGGGCCGAACAGGAATTCGAGAAGCCTACGATCAAGACTTTAGAGGGACCCTTGAAGATTCTGACAAGGTCTTGTTAGACACTTTCTATTTGTGTCTCGTAAGTCACATTGGCAACCAACCATCGATAAGCTTGTCGTCATTGCTAGTTTGCGCAGGCATTTTCGAACACAGTATCCGTATGCCATAACTTATTAACTTCTTCTGGTCTCCGCCAAGGAGAAAACAAGGTTGACGTTTTTAGGGGTCCGGCGGTCATTGAGCTTGTCTTAGTTCAACGCCATGCAACGTGGGGAAcaatggtggtgttgagcatTGGGGAATGTTATATCATTTGGTAACCACTTCTGAGACGTTAGAATTTGAGCTGAGAGGTCTCTACGGTAATCAGCCAAGTCAATCTATGGAACATTGTGGTGGTTTATTGGATACCTAGGTTTGGCCATTTCGGTTCCAGCCCGACTTGCTCAGGCGGACAGACACAGACATAGTCACAAAAGAAAGCAGGTACAGCATGAAAGATACGTCGTATGGACTATACCTGTACCTACTGAAGTAACCCACGGGTGACTCAGGGCCAAGAGGGCCGTGAATCCGGGGAGGTGGGGTTGGAAGAATGAAAGTTCCAGTTATATTTCATGTGTGTAAGACTAGATATCCGATTTACAATGTGACGAGTGCCTTTGGGATTAGCCTGAGCCTAATCAACACTTGTAATTCATGACGATCATCAAATTACTCGCACAATACGAGTCAGAATAGACGCCCTCAGGGGCTTCTGCTTCATGAAAATGGTGTGATACCAAGACTAGGTCTCGATCGATGCACAATTACCGGATCTGACCGTCTCTCTGTTGATTGTCCTAACTATTCACTTTCACGGCAATTTCTACAGAAACCATTGATACTTGTAGCTATTGTTCATTACTACTCAAGCAATTCTCATGTCTATCATTCATCTAGCCCGTCCATTATTCGCTGAGGTTCTTCTGCCTGCATTGGACAATGGTGGGATATAAGGCAGCGGCATCCGCTTTGCTGGTTTGGTCTCTGTATTCAACGCTCTCCACATCTCCCAGATGGTTGCCCGACGAGCCGGCAACATGCTGTATTGTAGACTATATAAGTTCTTGCGGTTTATTGGCGGCACGAACTTGCCCGTCAgcaagcagaagaagacttTTGGTGACAGGTAGTGCTTCCGGATGCGATTTGCCATCTGGAAGTATTGGTTGAACATGATCCGGAACGTCAGAGGAATCGACTAAGAGTGGTGTCAGCGTGCTAGGTTGCATACGAGCAATCGGAAACTGCACACCTTGAGGTAGATGACCGATGTAGGCGGCAATCCGTCAGCATTATTTGCTTTGTCGTGCCTATAGTCGTGACTATCTCGGAGCTCGAATCGTATACCACCTGGAAGTCTCCTTGGATCTTTTATTCTCAACATAAGTGCAAACAAAGGAAAGTGGTTTAGACATGAAAGAAGGGTATCAAAGCCAGCCTTTAAAGAGATAATAGCCATCCTTGCGATGGCAAAGTTGAGATAGAAGACGGCGACTGTGggcaagaggaagaagagtaGCGTAAAGAGGATGGTGCCAACAAGGAGTTGATCTAAATCGTAGTCGCAAGAATCGATACGGTTGCGAAGAACGTTGTGTTTCTTGCCACGGAAAAGATGAAAGAGGGACTGGAGAATGGTGAGCTGCCAATGGTATATCCGTCCGGATGCAAGGTAGAACGAGTAGATGTGAATGGTCAGTGTGGATAGCATATCGGAGAACATGGCAATTGGCATGCTAGCTCCAGCAAAGGAGGAGAACCCTATGAACCACACCATCTGGGGTAATGCTGGTGTTAGAGTCTCGATACAACCTATATTATAAGTCAGAAAAGGTATAgatgtttgagaagcttccCAAGACTCACTAGACCAGTAATCAATGACCCAAAGGAACAAATCCCCTAAGAAAGCTGCCAGTTCACCATTGAGCTTGAGACCAGCCGGCCAGCCCATGAGCCATGATATGCTGCTTTGAAGTGCGTCTACCGTGTAGGTCTGGAGTAAGTCCCCGATTTGCTCAGCAACCCAGTCTGCATTCTCAATAATGTATGAACCTAGAGCGATTCCGATGATGACATCGTTGGCAACAAGCCATAAGCTGTTGTAGAAACGGATATAATCTGGATGGCTAGTTGTAACACTGGCCCAGTTGTTTTTCCGTTGCCGCAATGTCATATACTGCATCGGCCAATAGCAAAACTGTTGTAGTCGTATCTCAACTTGTTGTGCTGTAGCCGATATATCTTTCAGAGCCGCATAACCAGGCTTGGCTCGAAATTCaagcagcaagagcagcatctCTGCTACAACGCGGTGGCCCatgagaacaaggacaaaGGTCTTGCGTATAGTAGGGAAAAGGTAGAGCGTAAACCATGTCCACAACTGAAGGATGACATAATTTCGCATTGTCGATGCTGTCTCAACAACCCTTTCAGACACACTAAGGCTTCGGCGTGGTCTTGACCCCAGCCGTCCCACATTTTTATGCAACGTCTTCTCCAGCTCCCAAGACCAGTTTATCTGATTGATGATTTTGGGCAGGGCCCTATCGCGCGCAGAGGGAACTCGTTTGAAAATGGTGtgctgcttgagcttctcagccaatttgcgcttctcttctttcttttggcGCTCTCGAGTCTCTTGCTCCCCTTCCGACACTGTTGTGTCGCCTAACAAGGAACCATCATGACCAAGCGCTAGTGCAATCGGATTCAGCGAAACGTATTGCATTCCCTGGGGCTGAGGTCGGTCATATAGAATGAGTTGTACGCTGATGGCCTTCGCGCATGTAATTTTTGGTTCCCTTGGATCTGAGTTCGTCGTAGCACAGAACCAAGAAGGGTCTGCGGCGGCTGCATCGATGGCATTCGAGAGGCCAAGGACATGCATTGAGCTATGGCCACACATATCGGTGATCTGGCTAGTCGGGTGAAGTTCGCTGCGGAACAAAGTACCGGCTTTGAGATGGAATTCGGTATTTCGTGCCTGAGAACAGTTAGCATACCCCTGCTATCGTATTGCAATACACCAAACAAACATCGACATCTTCGAGTATGGTTACAACAAACACGTCCAATATGGAATTGCGCCATCCCACCACGACACCAGGGCGATCGGACTTGCGAATGTCCGTCGGCCAGAACACTCTCATCAGCCCATCATGCTCTACCATGACAAGCAACTATGTCAACTAGGACGAGGCTCTTAAAATGAACCACGTCTTCTGAGTTGTTCCCGCGCAGAGACACCAGTTCCTGTTCCTCTTGGATGCTGAACAGATCTTGTTAGCCATTGTCAGCGGCTTCGGGTGTTGTAATCGGGCGTACCAGATTCGTTTCTTTTCTGGCTAGTAAGACGGTCGGGGCGCAAATAGAGAGAAAGAGGACGGATAGTGCAGCAAAGGCTTTCGCTGCGCGTGTCTTTGTAGTTATAGGTTAGTCCTGTAGAAGGTTGCGCAAGAAGGAGGGGCATCGACTCACGACAACACCGTTTTCCCAAGCGAAGATGGCAAGTTCATAGAGACGAGTGACGAGATCCCAACGGGCAGTAATGTAACCAGCGACGAAGATGCCGAGCGTCAGAATAGAAAAGGGGTGCATAGAAGCGCTATTACTCGTGGCAGTACATGCCGTCCTCTGGTGAAAGCTTAGAAGATATAGAGTCTATGCCAAGCTGTCGTAGTGGGTTTGCTGGCGGGACGAAGCGAAGGTTGACCGTAGGTTCGCAAAGCCGATAGTCCTGAATAATGACGAGAATGTTTGGTTATCAACGTCAGAACTAACAAAAGGAAATGGGATGCAGGTTCAAGAGAGCATTGCCAGCCCAATGGAAGAGATCGAGTTGATTGGTTCCCCTTGCACATTGTTCTGTCCCTGAAGAGCAACATGGAATGGACTAACAGTGGGTCACCAGTCAATCAAGATCACGTGTGAGCGGCCTGATTCCGCATCCTTCAaggcgatgacgatggtaGGTAAAAACGATAGGAGCATGATGTGGAACGGGGAGGAGGAATTGCCAGGCAGCAGAAATTATATGGGAGTTGAGTAGAGAGAGTATATGCATCAGGTATATCCGGGGCTCTTATTCACCTAAGCTCCGAACAATCATATTTTCTTCATCCGGGACGCCGTGCTCTCCAGTACACGATATATGTTATTCTGAAAGCAATATTAGTAGGTCAGAGGGCATAGGAAGTAGGAAGGTATCATACTTCTCGGCCCAAGGTGCTTTAGATCGTTCTCTTTGTTTTCTTCCCGGGCCTCTTCCACTAATTTATCCACACCACGATCCTTTAGAGCAACCTGTGGTAATTTGTGAGCAATAAGAAGCCTCAAACCTTGAATGAAGAGTACCTTGAGACAGTTTTGGTATTCTTTGAATATGTCTGCACATTCCTTGTTGTCCTTTTCCTGGCCTCGAAGGTACTCTGCATATGTTCAGCTAAGTGCCACAGTAGAGGTCGAGATACATACTTTCGCTGTACCATTTTAAGAAACACGTATCATACCGTCTAGAATCCTGTATAAGATGGAGCTCTTATCCATGATGTGAAATGAACTTACTCCTTAACCTCGTTGCACTCTGGAGCTAGTGAAGCTGACATTTTGAACTGATGGTGGTTAATGATGTAAGATGTTTGAAGCATTAAGAAATCTAGGTAGGTAGAAATACTTAGGGTACCCCGGAGTTAAACACGGCAAGCTACACCTAAAAGCCACTCCACCAGGTAAAAGGTTAAGTAGCCAAGAGAGAACAGTCTTGATATATCTCCTTTCAGACACCTTGATATGCCAAGCCACCCTATGAGAATATCAGTACCGAGCCTTTGTTTCCTCGAAAACCGGAGAAACATTGACAATTCTATTGTGTTCATTAATGTAACGATCTTGACTAACAGGGATGGAGTCTTCAGAAACGCAACAAGCTGTCATTGGTCAAAGCTCTCCCCCGCTAAACAGAAGTCTCCACAATAAACGTACAGGCTCACTCTGAGCCTGTCGCGTCTGAACGCGACTCAAACCGAACACTCGACTGCTCATCGTGAAATGCTATGAACCATCAAATCACTTTTATTTAAGCAACCTCGACAAAGAGTCATTTATCGGCTTAAAACGATTTTAGAGTAAACTTAACTATGGCGCCATCAGAAGATGAAATCGAGCGGGCGCTCCTTGATGCCACTTATCAAGTCTATCAAGCTACGCCAGACGAAACCACTGTGAACAAGGTTCGCAAACAAACCGAAGAGAATCTCAGCCTCGATGAGGGATTTCTCTCAAGTGCGGAGTGGAAGCAAAAAAGCAAAAGTCTGATCAAGGAGCGAGTGGTATGTTTGACTTTTGAACGACGTCTATATCATAAACTTACACAGAATTTAGGAGAAACttatggatggatggattcCAGACAGCAATAAAAATGCAGATTCAGATAGAGAAGACAAAACTGGCGTGAAGCGCTCTTCTCCTGATGCTGAATCACCTGAACCAAAGCCCAAGCGCCAGAAGCGCGTCACAATGCCCAAATCAAAACCAAAGTCAAAAAAGGcgaacaagaaggaggagtcTGATATTGAATCTGACCTTGAATCTAAGCCCAGTGTATCCAGCGAACTGAGCGAGCTGAGCGATCTcagcgaggaggagaaaccccagaagaagcgaaagcgAGCGGCGCCAAAGAAAACAGCACCAAAGCACAAGTCTAAAGCCGTTAAACCCGAAGGGGgggacgaagaggacgaagaggatgcGATCAAATCTGAACCTGAAGTGCCAGGGGATAATGacgatgaggttgagaatgGAGAACTCAAAAGTGACAAGGCAACAACTTCAACAAAACCACAGAACCCAGAAGATAGAGAGGAGGGTTCCAAAGGTGGTGAGAACAAGCCAGTTgtcgacgaggaagaagaatattCCGATGTcatcgatgagccagtaaAGCCCAAacgcaagaagaaggaaaagaaagaggcaGCCAGCAAGCCAGCAAAGGATACCAAGGTTGCCGCAAAGAAAGTCACTACATCTGACGACTCTAACACCGAGGAAATCAAGCGACTGCAGGGTCAGCTTACGAAGTGTGGTGTTAGAAAGCTTTGGCACAACGAGCTGAAGAAATACGGCGATGATGCCAAAGCAAAGATTCGACACCTTAGGAAGATGCTCACTGATATCGGAATGGACGGCCGCTTCTCAGAAGCGAAGGCGCGCGAAATCAAAGAGAGGCGAGAACTTCTGGCCGAGGTTGAATCTGCGCAGGAGATGAGTGCTCTCTGGGGTGTAGAGGGCCGTGGTCGTGCAAGCCgcagcaagagcaagagTGCCAAGGTCGTTGAAAGCGGCGATAGTGACGCCGAAGAaaacgacgatgacgagaataatgatgacgaagaggaaaCGTATGCTGCGAGACGCAAGAGAGCAAGGGCGGATTTGGCGTTCCTGGGCGATGATGACAGTGATTCCGATTAAGGCCTATGGGTATTCTATGCTTATGATTCACCTGTCTATGTCGACGGTATGTAATTTAGGAACATCAGGATGCATCACGAGAAACTTTGTACAAAACGGTGTCTGGGAACAGGAGTGATCTGGTTTTTCTTTCCAATTGTCTTACGATAGCTAGGCGTTGAAAAAAACAGCCTCTATTTAGCTGATGTGCTTTTCATCTTCAGTGATCCAACTCAATCGGCCCACGCCTTGTATACGGTTCTGGCACCGTATGTGTCACCCTTCTTGAGCAGGACCTGGTTCTTCCACTCAGGTACATTGGCAGCGTTAACATAGCGAGCAGGCTCACAGCAGAAACCGGCACGAGCACCACGAGCAGGCAGACCGTTGACGGCAGGCACATTAATGCCGGCGCCGGTGTAGATCTGGAAGGTAGGCTCAGTGCTATAAACCTCGAGGTTCACGCCGGAGCCGGAGTGGTGGGCCTTGACATTGAGGTTGAGGGGCTGGTTGCGGGTGTCCAGGGGCACAGAGGAAGGGTCTGTGTTTAGGACGAAGCAATGGTCGATATTGGGCTCCTGGGGGCCCAGTGTGAAGGTCTTGTTGGCGGTGACACCGGGGAAAGGCTCAATCTTGCCTGTGGGGATGAGATCGCTACCAACAGCCAGGTAGTTGGCTGTAGGCAGGGTGATATCTGTACCGGCAATAGTCTCCTTTCCGCTGGGGTTGAAGTAGGAGTGGTTGGTCATGTTGATGACGGTCTCATCAGCGCCACCAACGAGCTTTGCCTCGTATTCCATGGCGAGAATGATGACTTCCTTGCCATCGACGTTTTGTGTGCCAGTTGTGTAAGTAACAGTGACTTCGACGGTGCCAGGGTATCCCTCGTCACCATCCTCACTGGTAAGTGTAAAGGCAACACTCTCACCACCCTCAAGTCCCTCTACGCCTGGAACTTGGCGAGTTCCAACAGGTTTGGGGCCGTCCCAGACGCGGCTGCTCCAGCCAATCTTACCGCCATGAAGATGGTTCTGTCCATCGTTGGCGGCGAGAGTAACTTCCTTACCATTGAGGCTGTCAATGCGAGCACCCTTAATGCGGTTGGCGACACGACCAACAGTCACGCCGAAATAAGGGGAGTTGTGCTTCTCATAGTCCTCTTGCGTGGGGAAGCCCTGGACGATGTTGACGCCGTTGACGACAAGGGACTGGATAATGGCGCCAAGGGGCAGGAAAGAAATAGGAGCGtcagccatgatggatgGTCTCACTACAGCCGTTTTGTATGTGCGTGAATATGAGTATAGTTGAGGATGGCTATATGAGGGTTGAGGGTTATTTATATCACACCAACAAACCTAGCATAGAACGGAAAGAACAAGTAAACAACAAAATGGTTATGCACTGAATTGAGATGCGGCCAGGTTTATCTATTTCGTAGTGTCTGCACCCAGCAGCAGACTCCATACAGGGATAAATGGGATAGTTGTAGGACCCATCATGACACTTCAGGCTAAACTGCCAATGGAAATGGGGTCATGAGCCGCGGGGCCTTTTCATGGCAAATATGGAACAACCAGAATCCCACAACATGATGACGGCGGTATTCGGGCCAGCTTGAACGAGTGTGTGGTGACTTGAGTGCGGGGTGCGTCATGGGTGCTCCATTAATATCACGTAGTGACTGGTGCGGTTGTAAGCGATAATTTGGTAGTCCGTTGCTTGCGCAGTACTATCACTGCGTATTTTCATGAGGCTTAAACTGTGCGTATGTACCTAATTGCGTGCATACTAAGAGTATTCACATGTGCCCATCCATGTTTTAACAGGTGTAATTGTAATGTTGTGAAGGCGCGAAAGGCTGCTTGTGAAGCTTAAGCATGATCACGATAGGCTCAGGCCCATGGGTTCCACAACCACGTATTATGGTGTAATCGTTCACATGTGTTCAGAGACTGAAATCATGTCCAAATATCACAATAGGCTGATTTATAAGGCACAGAAAAATCCCTGAGTTTCAGGTTCTTCATGAACAACACGTACGTACTTTGACGCTGTATACACAAACTATCCGTTCAACCCTTTTGTAGCCCCGAAAACGCCATCTAAATGCAAAGTCGCTAGAGTGGTATCTCAAAGTTGCACATCACACAATTCCAAACAATGGTTCATTCCTAATCTTGCGCAGACACCCTACCATTCCAGACGATCGTCACAAACCAGCTTAACATCAAATCGCTCATTGCCGTTCCAGACCTTATTGCCTGAGTTGCACCCAGCCACAATCGTGCGAAGATCACTGATCATTCCACCGGGGCCACTGGCAAAGACTGTCGTGGGACCAGTAATGGTGTTGCTCACAAAGtcgctgatgagcttggatAGGTTAGGGTGTCGGTCCTCATCGACAATACCGTTTCCGATTTTAGCAACGGGGACATCGGTGCCGCATGCACAGCCTTCTTCTATCACGtctgacgatgatgatgagcctAGTTGTCTGGTAGCATCTGTGACATCCTTCTCGTCGCTGACCTGAAGCTTGGAACTGCTGCTGGAGTCTCGTGTAGCGTAGACGCGGATCTTGAGATTGAGAGCCTTTCGGGCCTGCTGCAGAAGGTCCATCTCCTCCTGAACCCATTCAGCGTCAGCGGCATGGCGGATGGCCCAGATGAGCTCAATCTTGCGGTCTCGGGAAATGGGTGATCGTGCGAGTTCAAGGAGGACAGGGAGTACATAGGCAATGCCAGTGCCACCAGCGACACAGACAATATTGGTGTCAGGTGCAACATGGTCCATTGTGGTCTCACCATAGGCGCCAGTGAGAATGACAGAAGTGGTAGCTCTCTCGGAGATCGTGAGCTTCTTAGCAGCCAGCTCAGCCATCTTCTTAGTTTCACCGCCCTTGGCGCGCATGATGTACGAGTGCTTCACAACACCCTTCTCAACGACAGGAGCATTTATCGGAGTGAAGGGATGTGATTGCCAGATGTTGCTCTCAGTGAAACAGAGGAAGTAGTGCTGTCCGATCTTCCAGGGGTCCTGATCGTTTTCAAGGTCGAATCGAAGAATGTCGCCATGCTCAGCGTCAGGGAACCTGG
Coding sequences within it:
- a CDS encoding phosphatidylinositol glycan, class Q; the encoded protein is MVEHDGLMRVFWPTDIRKSDRPGVVVGWRNSILDVFVVTILEDVDARNTEFHLKAGTLFRSELHPTSQITDMCGHSSMHVLGLSNAIDAAAADPSWFCATTNSDPREPKITCAKAISVQLILYDRPQPQGMQYVSLNPIALALGHDGSLLGDTTVSEGEQETRERQKKEEKRKLAEKLKQHTIFKRVPSARDRALPKIINQINWSWELEKTLHKNVGRLGSRPRRSLSVSERVVETASTMRNYVILQLWTWFTLYLFPTIRKTFVLVLMGHRVVAEMLLLLLEFRAKPGYAALKDISATAQQVEIRLQQFCYWPMQYMTLRQRKNNWASVTTSHPDYIRFYNSLWLVANDVIIGIALGSYIIENADWVAEQIGDLLQTYTVDALQSSISWLMGWPAGLKLNGELAAFLGDLFLWVIDYWSSCIETLTPALPQMVWFIGFSSFAGASMPIAMFSDMLSTLTIHIYSFYLASGRIYHWQLTILQSLFHLFRGKKHNVLRNRIDSCDYDLDQLLVGTILFTLLFFLLPTVAVFYLNFAIARMAIISLKAGFDTLLSCLNHFPLFALMLRIKDPRRLPGGIRFELRDSHDYRHDKANNADGLPPTSVIYLKSIPLTFRIMFNQYFQMANRIRKHYLSPKVFFCLLTGKFVPPINRKNLYSLQYSMLPARRATIWEMWRALNTETKPAKRMPLPYIPPLSNAGRRTSANNGRAR
- a CDS encoding phosphatidylinositol glycan, class Q, whose translation is MHPFSILTLGIFVAGYITARWDLVTRLYELAIFAWENGVVVSRCPSFLRNLLQD
- a CDS encoding aldose 1-epimerase; amino-acid sequence: MADAPISFLPLGAIIQSLVVNGVNIVQGFPTQEDYEKHNSPYFGVTVGRVANRIKGARIDSLNGKEVTLAANDGQNHLHGGKIGWSSRVWDGPKPVGTRQVPGVEGLEGGESVAFTLTSEDGDEGYPGTVEVTVTYTTGTQNVDGKEVIILAMEYEAKLVGGADETVINMTNHSYFNPSGKETIAGTDITLPTANYLAVGSDLIPTGKIEPFPGVTANKTFTLGPQEPNIDHCFVLNTDPSSVPLDTRNQPLNLNVKAHHSGSGVNLEVYSTEPTFQIYTGAGINVPAVNGLPARGARAGFCCEPARYVNAANVPEWKNQVLLKKGDTYGARTVYKAWAD